One segment of Mesoplodon densirostris isolate mMesDen1 chromosome 6, mMesDen1 primary haplotype, whole genome shotgun sequence DNA contains the following:
- the TTF1 gene encoding transcription termination factor 1 isoform X4 — translation MEGESSRSETHSPVFVKKKTKHSVHKERHGRHSHESFRDSSLADEQADITKGKKKRKDAQHLVSSPLKKSEICDEPEKATFIPKKNKKRRKGALGVDKETGIAYVLVDKENIENTGKNFRKDVDVVYLDVSKEQKSTRGPEADEPHLVTKSRENESELHDKVREKKHKKHRRKVASCDAVQESLGASITLPGSESQEQEPQPPMGQEGEIAQLPVSADQSKSKKRKRKRPNDREFEALPAPESAENIYSEGSQVIGEVGTAGGNQESSGLKKKSKKRKRRSSIDTAVAPGSDFSALRTSSEDTLFDSVEGNGTLIEESAKPRPQEEKPQACSEEVQRLEPTNEEDSNLESAKDPETKYLSEDSRDSDNSDVDLDSAVRQLQEFIPDIKERAATTIKRMYRDDLGRFKEFKAQGVTIKFGKFSVKENKQLEKNVQEFLSLTGIENADKLLYTDRYPEEKSLITDLKRKYSFRLHIGKGIARPWKLVYYRAKKMFDVNNYKGRYSKGDTEKLKIYHSLHGNDWKKIGEMVSRSSLSVALKFSQISSQRNHGAWSKTETQKLIKAVEEVILKKISPQELNEMDSKLQENPEGRLSIVREKLYKGISWVEVEAKVETRNWMQCKSKWTEILTKRMTNGRDVYRGVNALQAKINLIERLYEINVEDVNEIDWEDLASTIGSHPIMRHVVLILIPWLWRPLPHCPTVEK, via the exons ATGGAAGGAGAATCAAGCAGATCGGAAACCCACTCTCCAGTTTTCGTCAAGAAAAAGACTAAGCATTCTGTACATAAGGAGAGACATGGGAGGCATTCCCATGAAAGTTTCAGAGACTCCTCCCTGGCAGATGAACAGGCTGACATAACTAAGggtaaaaaaaagaggaaggatgcCCAGCatcttgtttcttctcctttgaaaaaatcagaaatttgCGATGAGCCTGAAAAGGCCACTTTTATacccaaaaagaataaaaagagaagaaaaggtgcTTTGGGAGTCGATAAGGAAACAGGTATTGCGTACGTCCTGGtggataaagaaaacattgaGAACACAGGAAAGAATTTTAGAAAGGATGTCGATGTCGTTTACCTTGATGTAAGCAAGGAACAAAAGTCAACAAGAGGGCCTGAAGCAGATGAACCGCATTTGGTTACTAAGTCACGTGAAAATGAGTCAGAACTGCATGATAAAGTTCGGGagaaaaagcataaaaaacaTCGGAGGAAAGTTGCATCCTGTGATGCTGTCCAGGAGAGTCTGGGTGCAAGCATCACCCTGCCCGGATCAGAATCCCAAGAGCAGGAACCTCAGCCTCCCATGGGCCAAGAAGGTGAAATTGCACAACTACCAGTGTCTGCAGATCAAAGCAAgtctaagaaaagaaagaggaagcgTCCAAATGACCGGGAATTCGAGGCCTTGCCTGCGCCTGAGAGTGCTGAGAACATATACTCAGAGGGATCCCAAgtgattggtgaggttgggacTGCAGGGGGCAATCAGGAATCCAGTGGCCTCAAGAAAAAgtctaagaaaaggaagagaaggtctTCTATTGATACTGCCGTGGCACCTGGCAGTGATTTTTCAGCGCTCAGGACGAGCTCTGAGGACACGCTCTTTGATTCAGTGGAAGGTAATGGTACCTTGATTGAAGAAAGTGCGAAACCCAGGCCACAAGAGGAGAAACCCCAGGCCTGTTCGGAAGAGGTGCAGAG ATTAGAACCTACAAATGAAGAAGATAGCAATTTGGAGTCGGCTAAAGATCCTGAAACCAAATATTTATCTGAAGATTCGAGAGATTCAGATAATTCAGACGTGGATTTGGATTCCGCTGTGAGGCAGCTCCAAGAGTTCATCCCTGATATCAAGGAGAGGGCTGCCACTACAATTAAGCGAATGTATCGGGATGACTTGGGACGCTTTAAAGAATTTAAAGCCCAGG GTGTCACTATTAAATTTGGCAAGTTTTCCGTGAAGGAAAATAAGCAGTTAGAGAAAAACGTGCAAGAATTTCTGTCTCTGACAGGAATCGAGAATGCAGACAAGCTGCTGTACAcagacagatacccagaggagaAATCTCTCATCAccgacttaaaaagaaaatactcgtTTAGATTGCACATTG GTAAGGGCATTGCCCGGCCCTGGAAACTCGTATACTATCGAGCAAAGAAGATGTTTGATGTCAACAATTACAAAGGCAG GTATAGCAAAGGAGATACCGAGAAGCTAAAGATATACCACTCCCTCCATGGAAACGACTGGAAAAAGATTGGTGAGATGGTGTCTCGAAGTAGCCTCTCTGTGGCCCTGAAGTTCTCCCAGATCAGCAGTC AAAGAAATCATGGTGCTTGGAGCAAGACGGAGACCCAGAAACTAATCAAGGCTGTTGAAGAAGTGATTCTAAAGAAAATATCTCCCCAAGAGCTAAACGAGATGGATTCTAAACTCCAAGAGAATCCTGAAGGCCGCCTGTCAATTGTTCGGGAAAAACTCTACAAAGGCATATCCTGGGTAGAAGTGGAGGCTAAAGTGGAAACCAGGAATTGGATGCAGTGTAAAAGTAAGTG GACGGAAATTCTAACCAAGAGGATGACAAATGGTCGGGATGTATACCGGGGAGTTAATGCCCTACAGGCCAAGATCAATCTCATTGAAAG gCTGTATGAAATAAATGTGGAAGATGTTAATGAAATAGACTGGGAAGATCTTGCTAGCACCATAGG GTCACATCCCATCATGAGGCATGTGGTCCTGATTTTGATCCCCTGGCTCTGGCGGCCTCTGCCACACTGCCCCACTGTAGAAAAGTAA
- the TTF1 gene encoding transcription termination factor 1 isoform X3 has translation MEGESSRSETHSPVFVKKKTKHSVHKERHGRHSHESFRDSSLADEQADITKGKKKRKDAQHLVSSPLKKSEICDEPEKATFIPKKNKKRRKGALGVDKETGIAYVLVDKENIENTGKNFRKDVDVVYLDVSKEQKSTRGPEADEPHLVTKSRENESELHDKVREKKHKKHRRKVASCDAVQESLGASITLPGSESQEQEPQPPMGQEGEIAQLPVSADQSKSKKRKRKRPNDREFEALPAPESAENIYSEGSQVIGEVGTAGGNQESSGLKKKSKKRKRRSSIDTAVAPGSDFSALRTSSEDTLFDSVEGNGTLIEESAKPRPQEEKPQACSEEVQRLEPTNEEDSNLESAKDPETKYLSEDSRDSDNSDVDLDSAVRQLQEFIPDIKERAATTIKRMYRDDLGRFKEFKAQGVTIKFGKFSVKENKQLEKNVQEFLSLTGIENADKLLYTDRYPEEKSLITDLKRKYSFRLHIGKGIARPWKLVYYRAKKMFDVNNYKGRYSKGDTEKLKIYHSLHGNDWKKIGEMVSRSSLSVALKFSQISSQRNHGAWSKTETQKLIKAVEEVILKKISPQELNEMDSKLQENPEGRLSIVREKLYKGISWVEVEAKVETRNWMQCKSKWTEILTKRMTNGRDVYRGVNALQAKINLIERLYEINVEDVNEIDWEDLASTIGGFGVLFVCISHPRSEISSVVAVCLHCYGPCIFNQFLPLEERPPL, from the exons ATGGAAGGAGAATCAAGCAGATCGGAAACCCACTCTCCAGTTTTCGTCAAGAAAAAGACTAAGCATTCTGTACATAAGGAGAGACATGGGAGGCATTCCCATGAAAGTTTCAGAGACTCCTCCCTGGCAGATGAACAGGCTGACATAACTAAGggtaaaaaaaagaggaaggatgcCCAGCatcttgtttcttctcctttgaaaaaatcagaaatttgCGATGAGCCTGAAAAGGCCACTTTTATacccaaaaagaataaaaagagaagaaaaggtgcTTTGGGAGTCGATAAGGAAACAGGTATTGCGTACGTCCTGGtggataaagaaaacattgaGAACACAGGAAAGAATTTTAGAAAGGATGTCGATGTCGTTTACCTTGATGTAAGCAAGGAACAAAAGTCAACAAGAGGGCCTGAAGCAGATGAACCGCATTTGGTTACTAAGTCACGTGAAAATGAGTCAGAACTGCATGATAAAGTTCGGGagaaaaagcataaaaaacaTCGGAGGAAAGTTGCATCCTGTGATGCTGTCCAGGAGAGTCTGGGTGCAAGCATCACCCTGCCCGGATCAGAATCCCAAGAGCAGGAACCTCAGCCTCCCATGGGCCAAGAAGGTGAAATTGCACAACTACCAGTGTCTGCAGATCAAAGCAAgtctaagaaaagaaagaggaagcgTCCAAATGACCGGGAATTCGAGGCCTTGCCTGCGCCTGAGAGTGCTGAGAACATATACTCAGAGGGATCCCAAgtgattggtgaggttgggacTGCAGGGGGCAATCAGGAATCCAGTGGCCTCAAGAAAAAgtctaagaaaaggaagagaaggtctTCTATTGATACTGCCGTGGCACCTGGCAGTGATTTTTCAGCGCTCAGGACGAGCTCTGAGGACACGCTCTTTGATTCAGTGGAAGGTAATGGTACCTTGATTGAAGAAAGTGCGAAACCCAGGCCACAAGAGGAGAAACCCCAGGCCTGTTCGGAAGAGGTGCAGAG ATTAGAACCTACAAATGAAGAAGATAGCAATTTGGAGTCGGCTAAAGATCCTGAAACCAAATATTTATCTGAAGATTCGAGAGATTCAGATAATTCAGACGTGGATTTGGATTCCGCTGTGAGGCAGCTCCAAGAGTTCATCCCTGATATCAAGGAGAGGGCTGCCACTACAATTAAGCGAATGTATCGGGATGACTTGGGACGCTTTAAAGAATTTAAAGCCCAGG GTGTCACTATTAAATTTGGCAAGTTTTCCGTGAAGGAAAATAAGCAGTTAGAGAAAAACGTGCAAGAATTTCTGTCTCTGACAGGAATCGAGAATGCAGACAAGCTGCTGTACAcagacagatacccagaggagaAATCTCTCATCAccgacttaaaaagaaaatactcgtTTAGATTGCACATTG GTAAGGGCATTGCCCGGCCCTGGAAACTCGTATACTATCGAGCAAAGAAGATGTTTGATGTCAACAATTACAAAGGCAG GTATAGCAAAGGAGATACCGAGAAGCTAAAGATATACCACTCCCTCCATGGAAACGACTGGAAAAAGATTGGTGAGATGGTGTCTCGAAGTAGCCTCTCTGTGGCCCTGAAGTTCTCCCAGATCAGCAGTC AAAGAAATCATGGTGCTTGGAGCAAGACGGAGACCCAGAAACTAATCAAGGCTGTTGAAGAAGTGATTCTAAAGAAAATATCTCCCCAAGAGCTAAACGAGATGGATTCTAAACTCCAAGAGAATCCTGAAGGCCGCCTGTCAATTGTTCGGGAAAAACTCTACAAAGGCATATCCTGGGTAGAAGTGGAGGCTAAAGTGGAAACCAGGAATTGGATGCAGTGTAAAAGTAAGTG GACGGAAATTCTAACCAAGAGGATGACAAATGGTCGGGATGTATACCGGGGAGTTAATGCCCTACAGGCCAAGATCAATCTCATTGAAAG gCTGTATGAAATAAATGTGGAAGATGTTAATGAAATAGACTGGGAAGATCTTGCTAGCACCATAGG TGGTTTCGGTGTGCTGTTCGTTTG